In the genome of Streptomyces collinus, one region contains:
- a CDS encoding DUF4097 family beta strand repeat-containing protein, with translation MSEWSVTEPRKLTFDEPVSDLHVRLVNGTVNVVGTDEGSARLEISEIEGPPLVVTQQGGVLTVAYEDLPWKGFLKWLDRKGWRRSAVVSLAVPAGTRVEVGVVGAAAVISGIQGPSVVKGVTGDTTLVGLSGPVRADTVSGSLEAQDVTGDLRFNSVSGDLTVVEGSGPSVRADSVSGSMIVDLDPDGPTDVRLTSVSGEIAIRLPYPADTEVEANTASGSVSNAFDGLRVHGQWGAHKITGRLGAGTGKLRATTVSGSIALLRRPAGEDEHGAPRDTPPAGSSAAAAPAGGPESGSGDNSVSGPGDAPTTVPADGTTDKKVL, from the coding sequence GTCTCGTCAACGGAACGGTGAACGTGGTGGGCACGGACGAAGGTTCCGCCCGCCTGGAGATCTCCGAGATCGAGGGGCCGCCCTTGGTGGTGACCCAGCAGGGCGGCGTCCTCACGGTGGCCTACGAGGACCTGCCCTGGAAGGGCTTCCTCAAGTGGCTGGACCGCAAGGGCTGGCGCCGCAGCGCGGTGGTCTCCCTGGCCGTCCCGGCCGGCACCCGCGTGGAGGTGGGTGTGGTCGGCGCGGCAGCCGTGATCTCCGGCATCCAGGGCCCGTCGGTGGTGAAGGGCGTCACCGGCGACACGACACTCGTGGGCCTCTCCGGCCCGGTCCGCGCCGACACGGTCTCCGGCAGCCTGGAGGCCCAGGACGTGACCGGCGACCTCAGGTTCAACTCCGTCTCCGGCGACCTCACGGTGGTCGAGGGCTCCGGCCCCTCCGTGCGGGCGGATTCGGTGAGCGGCTCGATGATCGTCGACCTCGACCCGGACGGCCCGACGGATGTGCGGCTGACCAGCGTCTCCGGTGAGATCGCGATCCGGCTGCCGTACCCGGCGGACACGGAGGTCGAGGCGAACACCGCGAGCGGCTCGGTTTCCAACGCCTTCGACGGCCTCCGGGTGCACGGCCAGTGGGGCGCCCACAAGATCACGGGCCGCCTCGGCGCGGGCACCGGCAAGCTGCGGGCCACCACCGTCTCCGGCTCGATCGCCCTGCTGCGCCGCCCGGCCGGAGAGGACGAGCACGGCGCGCCGCGAGACACCCCGCCCGCCGGAAGCAGCGCGGCGGCAGCCCCGGCGGGCGGTCCGGAGAGCGGCTCGGGAGACAATTCCGTTTCCGGCCCGGGCGATGCCCCCACCACCGTCCCGGCCGACGGTACGACCGACAAGAAGGTGCTCTGA
- a CDS encoding PadR family transcriptional regulator — MPPVFAHGRLRLYLLKLLDEAPRHGYEVIRLLEERFQGLYAPSAGTVYPRLAKLETEGLVTHTTEGGRKVYSITDAGRAELADRSGELADLELEIRESVAELAAEIQADVRGAAGDLRREMRAAATEARRDTGTRDDGTAGAPHGDFSQYGDKETWRIAKEEMRRARQEWKEQARRAKDESRRAREDAQRARRQAKEAQEQARAQAQEQVQRITRRVQEQVQDHFARGDWPTGLREGLTELVKEVGEFGKDYGKDFGKDLGFDWPGTGRSAEEPSHAHPREDFPAAYEPAWAHEDAADSTGDPARDLDRLLDRFRDDIRDAARDHGVTPDQLRDARRHLSTAAAHIGALLRTQSK; from the coding sequence ATGCCCCCCGTCTTCGCCCACGGCCGCCTCCGCCTCTACCTGCTGAAGCTGCTGGACGAGGCTCCTCGCCACGGCTACGAGGTGATCCGCCTGCTGGAGGAGCGCTTCCAGGGGCTGTACGCACCGTCGGCGGGCACGGTCTACCCGCGCCTGGCGAAGCTGGAGACCGAGGGACTGGTCACCCACACCACGGAAGGCGGCCGCAAGGTCTACTCGATCACCGACGCGGGCCGCGCCGAACTGGCCGACCGCAGCGGCGAGCTGGCCGACCTGGAGCTGGAGATCAGGGAGTCCGTCGCGGAACTGGCCGCGGAGATCCAGGCCGACGTGCGCGGAGCCGCCGGCGACCTGCGCCGCGAGATGCGGGCGGCGGCGACCGAGGCCCGCCGGGACACCGGCACCAGGGACGACGGCACGGCCGGGGCCCCCCACGGCGACTTCTCGCAATACGGCGACAAGGAGACCTGGCGCATCGCCAAGGAGGAGATGCGCCGCGCCCGGCAGGAGTGGAAGGAGCAGGCCCGGCGGGCGAAGGACGAGAGCCGCCGCGCCCGCGAGGACGCCCAACGCGCCCGCCGCCAGGCGAAGGAGGCCCAGGAACAGGCCCGGGCACAGGCCCAGGAGCAGGTGCAGCGCATCACCCGCCGCGTCCAGGAGCAGGTGCAGGACCACTTCGCCCGCGGCGACTGGCCGACGGGCCTGCGCGAGGGCCTGACCGAACTGGTCAAGGAAGTGGGCGAGTTCGGGAAGGACTACGGCAAGGACTTCGGCAAGGACCTGGGCTTCGACTGGCCCGGCACCGGCAGGTCCGCCGAGGAGCCGAGCCACGCACATCCCCGGGAGGACTTCCCCGCCGCCTACGAACCGGCCTGGGCCCATGAGGACGCCGCGGACTCCACCGGCGACCCGGCCCGCGACCTGGACCGCCTGCTCGACCGCTTCCGGGACGACATCCGTGACGCGGCCCGCGACCACGGCGTCACCCCCGACCAGCTGCGCGACGCCCGCCGCCATCTGTCGACGGCGGCGGCCCACATAGGAGCCCTCCTGCGCACACAGAGCAAGTAG